The proteins below are encoded in one region of Aeromonas veronii:
- the glnG gene encoding nitrogen regulation protein NR(I) produces MTAKVWIVDDDSSIRWVLERTLGSEGFDCESFADGEALLSSLEMRSPDVILSDIRMPGIDGLSLLEQIHRRQADLPIIIMTAHSDLDSAVNAYQRGAFEYLPKPFDIDEAVSLVRRAENHLKEQRTKRKGRQQEPGNSPEIIGEAPAMQEVFRAIGRLSRSSISVLINGQSGTGKELVAHALHKHSPRSHKNFIALNMAAIPKDLIESELFGHEKGAFTGANNIRHGRFEQADGGTLFLDEIGDMPLEVQTRLLRVLADGQFYRVGGHQPVQVDVRIIAATHQNLEKRVADGEFREDLFHRLNVIRIHIPALKERREDIPQLAQHFLLRAAKELNVEAKSLHPDTQAYVSRLPWPGNVRQLENVCRWLTVMASGQEVLVSDLPPELLTPVTSTAEPGQPALAGGWQQQLQDWVAGKLALGETDILADALPQFERIMLETALEHTRGHKQEAARLLGWGRNTLTRKLKELDIP; encoded by the coding sequence ATGACAGCAAAAGTGTGGATCGTCGATGACGACAGCTCCATCCGGTGGGTCCTGGAGCGCACCCTGGGCAGCGAAGGCTTCGATTGCGAGAGTTTTGCCGATGGTGAAGCCCTGCTGAGCTCCCTGGAGATGCGCTCGCCCGACGTCATCCTCTCCGACATTCGCATGCCCGGCATCGATGGTCTCAGCCTGCTGGAGCAGATCCATCGCCGTCAGGCGGATCTGCCCATCATCATCATGACCGCCCACTCGGACTTGGACAGTGCGGTCAACGCCTACCAGCGCGGCGCCTTCGAGTACCTGCCCAAGCCCTTCGACATCGACGAGGCCGTCAGCCTGGTACGCCGCGCCGAGAATCACCTCAAGGAGCAGCGTACCAAACGCAAGGGTCGTCAGCAGGAGCCCGGCAACAGCCCGGAGATCATCGGCGAGGCCCCCGCCATGCAGGAGGTGTTTCGCGCCATCGGCCGACTGTCACGCTCCAGCATCTCGGTGCTCATCAACGGTCAAAGTGGTACCGGCAAGGAGCTGGTCGCCCATGCCCTGCACAAGCACAGCCCCCGCTCCCACAAGAACTTCATCGCACTCAACATGGCGGCCATCCCCAAAGATCTCATCGAATCCGAGCTGTTCGGCCATGAGAAGGGGGCCTTCACCGGTGCCAACAACATCCGTCACGGCCGCTTCGAGCAGGCCGATGGCGGCACCCTGTTTCTCGACGAGATAGGGGACATGCCCCTCGAGGTACAGACCCGGCTGCTGCGGGTACTGGCGGATGGGCAGTTCTACCGGGTCGGCGGTCACCAGCCGGTGCAGGTGGACGTGCGGATCATCGCCGCCACCCACCAAAATCTGGAGAAGCGGGTGGCCGACGGCGAGTTTCGGGAGGATTTGTTCCATCGCCTCAACGTCATTCGCATTCACATCCCGGCCCTCAAGGAGCGGCGCGAAGACATTCCCCAACTCGCCCAGCACTTCCTGTTGCGAGCGGCCAAGGAGCTGAACGTGGAGGCCAAGAGCCTGCATCCGGACACCCAGGCCTATGTCAGCCGCCTGCCCTGGCCGGGCAACGTGCGCCAGCTGGAGAACGTCTGCCGCTGGCTGACCGTGATGGCCTCGGGTCAGGAGGTGCTGGTGAGCGATCTCCCTCCCGAACTGCTGACCCCGGTCACCAGCACGGCAGAGCCGGGGCAACCCGCCCTCGCCGGTGGCTGGCAGCAACAGTTGCAGGATTGGGTGGCTGGCAAGTTGGCGCTGGGGGAGACCGACATCCTGGCCGACGCCCTGCCCCAGTTCGAGCGGATCATGCTGGAGACGGCACTGGAACACACTCGCGGTCACAAGCAGGAGGCAGCCCGCCTGCTCGGCTGGGGTCGCAACACCCTGACCCGCAAGCTCAAGGAGCTCGATATTCCCTGA
- the glnL gene encoding nitrogen regulation protein NR(II), with the protein MPTRSDNAKTLLDNLLTAVILMDERLCIQFVNPAAEQLLSLSERRLIGIELPYLLEHISLDLQRFKQCLISGQGFTDSEVTLVVEGEPRLVEISVSPMADTQGSGEQRLMVVELRKIDQQKKISQELQQHAQQQAAKELVRGLAHEIKNPLGGLRGAAQLLQKELPDPALREYTGIIIEQADRLRALVDRLLGPQRPGRHQMHNVHSVLEQVRRLVDLELPPQIRIERDYDPSIPEFEMEADQLQQAFLNIVRNAAEALGEQTGLIRIKTRTAFQITIHGQRYRLAAEIKIIDNGPGIPDAIRDTLFYPMITGKEGGTGLGLSIAQNLIDQHKGRIDCISWPGHTEFTIYLPLRK; encoded by the coding sequence GTGCCAACCCGCTCGGACAACGCCAAGACACTCTTGGACAACCTGCTGACCGCCGTCATCCTGATGGACGAGCGGCTCTGCATTCAATTCGTCAACCCGGCGGCAGAGCAGCTGCTCTCCCTCAGCGAGCGGCGCCTGATCGGCATAGAGCTGCCCTATCTGCTCGAACACATCTCCCTCGATCTGCAGCGATTCAAACAGTGCCTCATTTCGGGGCAAGGCTTCACCGACAGCGAAGTGACCCTGGTGGTGGAAGGGGAACCCAGGCTGGTGGAGATCAGCGTCAGCCCCATGGCCGACACCCAGGGCAGCGGTGAACAGCGGCTGATGGTGGTGGAGCTGCGCAAGATCGATCAGCAGAAGAAGATAAGCCAGGAGCTGCAGCAACATGCCCAGCAGCAGGCGGCCAAGGAGCTGGTGCGCGGTCTGGCCCACGAGATCAAGAATCCCCTCGGTGGCTTGCGCGGCGCCGCCCAGTTGCTGCAAAAGGAGCTGCCGGATCCCGCCTTGCGGGAATATACCGGCATCATCATCGAGCAGGCCGACCGGCTGCGGGCCTTGGTCGATCGCCTGCTCGGCCCCCAGCGGCCCGGCCGCCACCAGATGCACAATGTGCACTCGGTGCTGGAACAGGTGCGCCGCCTGGTGGATCTGGAGCTGCCTCCCCAGATCCGGATCGAGCGGGACTACGATCCCAGCATTCCGGAATTCGAGATGGAGGCGGATCAGCTGCAGCAGGCCTTCCTCAACATAGTGCGCAACGCCGCCGAGGCGCTGGGGGAGCAGACCGGGCTCATCCGCATCAAGACTCGCACCGCCTTCCAGATCACCATCCACGGCCAGCGCTACCGGCTGGCGGCGGAGATCAAGATCATCGACAACGGCCCCGGCATTCCCGATGCCATCCGCGACACCCTCTTCTACCCCATGATCACCGGCAAGGAGGGAGGGACGGGGCTTGGCCTCTCCATCGCCCAGAACCTGATCGATCAGCACAAGGGGCGCATCGACTGCATCAGCTGGCCCGGCCATACCGAATTCACCATCTATCTACCGCTTCGCAAATAA
- a CDS encoding DUF4124 domain-containing protein, which translates to MNTVPWMLSLLLMLPFAAQAARVYSWVDANGVTHYTDAPPPGKSAKELDLRVSPLIGTAPHSVQVDNFNHLTGVDDKKAQAAATLSVELLSPEPGSTLRDNTGNIVFQAEVNPQAPVQFDLRLLLNGKAVPLVHNSLAIRVENLDRGAHQAQLELLAKDGTILAKSKPTTFYLHRTTVDPAPKATPKAD; encoded by the coding sequence ATGAACACAGTGCCATGGATGCTGAGCCTCTTGCTGATGCTGCCTTTCGCCGCCCAGGCTGCCAGGGTCTACTCCTGGGTCGATGCCAACGGCGTGACCCACTACACCGATGCTCCCCCTCCCGGCAAGAGTGCCAAGGAGCTGGATCTTCGGGTCTCCCCCCTCATCGGCACCGCCCCCCACTCGGTGCAGGTAGACAACTTCAATCATCTGACCGGGGTTGATGACAAGAAGGCACAGGCGGCCGCCACGCTGTCTGTCGAGCTGCTCTCCCCCGAGCCAGGCAGTACCCTGCGTGACAACACGGGCAACATCGTCTTCCAGGCCGAGGTCAATCCCCAGGCACCGGTACAGTTCGATCTGCGCCTGCTGCTCAACGGCAAGGCCGTCCCCCTGGTCCATAACAGCCTGGCAATCCGGGTGGAGAACCTCGATCGCGGCGCCCATCAGGCGCAGCTCGAGCTGCTCGCCAAAGACGGTACGATCCTTGCTAAATCCAAGCCAACCACCTTTTACCTGCACAGAACCACGGTGGATCCGGCTCCCAAGGCCACCCCCAAAGCGGATTAG
- the glnA gene encoding glutamate--ammonia ligase, with product MSAQNVLALIQEHEVKFVDLRFTDTKGKEQHVSIPSHQVDEDFFEDGKMFDGSSIGGWKGINESDMVLMPDPASAKLDPFTEETTLNIVCDVLEPATMQGYDRDPRSIAKRAEDFLKSSGIADTVLFGPEPEFFMFDNITFSNTMGHSFVKIESEEAAWNSGTDYEHGNKGHRPFVKGGYFPVAPVDSSQDIRAAMCLVLEEMGQVVEAHHHEVATAGQNEIATRFNTLTLKADEVQVLKYVIHNVAHAYNKTVTFMPKPMFGDNGSGMHCHQSLAKNGVNLFAGDLYGGLSEMALHYIGGIIKHAKAINAFANPTTNSYKRLVPGYEAPVMLAYSARNRSASIRIPVVPSPKARRIEVRFPDPAANPYLAFAAQLMAGLDGIINKIHPGDAMDKNLYDLPPEEAAEVPTVAGSLDEALSALDADREFLTRGGVFSDDFINSYLELKQQDVDRVRMTPHPLEFELYYSV from the coding sequence ATGTCAGCCCAGAACGTTTTGGCCCTGATCCAGGAACACGAAGTCAAGTTTGTTGATCTGCGCTTTACCGACACCAAGGGTAAAGAACAGCACGTATCCATTCCTTCCCATCAGGTCGATGAAGACTTCTTCGAAGATGGCAAGATGTTCGATGGTTCCTCCATCGGCGGCTGGAAGGGCATCAATGAGTCTGACATGGTGCTGATGCCGGACCCGGCCTCCGCCAAGCTGGATCCCTTCACTGAAGAGACCACCCTGAACATCGTCTGTGACGTGCTCGAGCCCGCCACCATGCAAGGCTACGACCGCGATCCGCGCTCCATCGCCAAGCGCGCCGAAGATTTCCTGAAGTCCAGCGGCATCGCTGACACCGTGCTGTTCGGGCCGGAGCCGGAATTCTTCATGTTCGACAACATCACCTTCTCCAACACCATGGGCCACAGCTTCGTGAAGATCGAATCCGAAGAAGCTGCCTGGAACTCCGGTACCGACTACGAGCACGGCAACAAGGGTCACCGTCCCTTCGTCAAGGGTGGTTACTTCCCGGTTGCACCGGTTGACTCCTCCCAGGATATCCGTGCCGCCATGTGTCTGGTGCTGGAAGAGATGGGCCAGGTGGTCGAAGCGCACCACCATGAAGTGGCGACCGCCGGTCAGAACGAGATCGCGACCCGCTTCAACACTCTGACTCTGAAAGCGGACGAAGTGCAGGTGCTGAAGTACGTGATCCACAACGTGGCCCACGCCTACAACAAGACCGTTACCTTCATGCCCAAACCCATGTTCGGTGACAACGGCTCCGGCATGCACTGCCACCAGTCCCTGGCCAAGAACGGCGTCAACCTGTTCGCCGGCGACCTGTACGGCGGTCTGTCCGAGATGGCGCTGCACTACATCGGCGGCATCATCAAGCACGCCAAGGCCATCAACGCCTTCGCCAACCCGACCACCAACTCCTACAAGCGTCTGGTACCAGGCTACGAAGCCCCGGTCATGCTGGCCTACTCCGCCCGCAACCGCTCTGCCTCCATCCGTATTCCGGTGGTGCCGAGCCCGAAAGCCCGTCGCATCGAGGTTCGCTTCCCGGATCCGGCAGCCAACCCCTACCTGGCCTTCGCCGCCCAGCTGATGGCCGGCCTGGACGGTATCATCAACAAGATCCATCCGGGCGATGCCATGGACAAGAACTTGTATGACCTGCCGCCGGAAGAAGCCGCCGAAGTGCCGACCGTTGCCGGCTCTCTGGACGAAGCCCTGTCTGCCCTGGACGCAGACCGCGAGTTCCTGACCCGTGGTGGCGTGTTCAGCGATGACTTCATCAACTCCTACCTGGAGCTGAAGCAGCAGGACGTGGATCGCGTACGCATGACCCCGCACCCGCTGGAGTTTGAGCTGTACTACTCCGTCTAA
- the typA gene encoding translational GTPase TypA: protein MLENLRNIAIIAHVDHGKTTLVDKLLQQSGTLDRTSEGQERIMDSNDLERERGITILAKNTAIRWNDYRINIVDTPGHADFGGEVERVLSMVDSVLLLVDAVDGPMPQTRFVTQKAFAQGLKPIVVINKIDRPGARPDWVMDQVFDLFDNLGATDEQLDFKVVYASALNGWATMDQDVPSENMEPLFQAIVDNVEAPKADADGGFQMQISQLDYNSYVGVIGIGRITRGRVKTNQQVTIVGANGKSRTGKVGQVLGYLGLSRTEVADAQAGDIIAITGLGELKISDTVCDNNAVEALPPLSVDEPTVNMTFQVNTSPFAGKEGKFVTSRNILERLNQELVHNVALRVEETEDPDKFRVSGRGELHLSILIENMRREGYELAVSRPEVILRTVDGVLQEPFETVTVDVEEIHQGSVMEQLGLRKGEMTNMTPDGKGRVRLDFMIPSRGLIGFQTEFLTMTSGTGLLYHTFDHYGPHKGGSIGERQNGVLISNATGKALTFALFGLQDRGRLFIGHATEVYEGQVIGIHSRSNDLTVNCLKGKQLTNMRASGTDEAQVLTPPIRMTLEQALEFIDNDELVEITPKAIRIRKKLLTEMDRKRAGRA, encoded by the coding sequence ATGTTAGAGAATTTACGCAATATTGCGATTATTGCGCACGTTGACCACGGCAAAACGACTCTGGTTGATAAGCTGCTGCAGCAATCCGGCACTCTGGATCGCACCAGCGAAGGTCAGGAACGGATCATGGACTCCAATGATCTGGAACGGGAACGTGGCATCACCATTCTCGCCAAGAACACTGCGATCCGCTGGAACGACTACCGCATCAACATCGTTGATACCCCGGGTCACGCCGACTTCGGTGGTGAAGTTGAGCGCGTACTGTCCATGGTTGACTCCGTGCTGCTGCTGGTCGACGCCGTCGACGGCCCGATGCCGCAAACCCGTTTCGTGACCCAGAAGGCGTTCGCCCAGGGCCTGAAGCCGATCGTGGTCATCAACAAGATCGACCGTCCGGGTGCTCGTCCTGACTGGGTAATGGATCAGGTATTCGACCTGTTTGACAACCTGGGTGCCACCGATGAGCAGCTGGACTTCAAGGTTGTTTACGCCTCTGCACTGAACGGCTGGGCCACCATGGATCAGGACGTGCCGTCCGAGAACATGGAACCCCTGTTCCAGGCCATCGTCGACAACGTGGAAGCCCCCAAGGCTGACGCAGACGGTGGTTTCCAGATGCAGATCTCCCAGCTGGACTACAACTCCTACGTCGGTGTCATCGGTATCGGCCGTATCACCCGTGGTCGCGTCAAGACCAACCAACAGGTCACCATCGTCGGTGCCAACGGCAAGAGCCGTACCGGCAAGGTCGGTCAGGTGCTGGGTTACCTGGGTCTGTCCCGTACCGAAGTGGCCGACGCGCAAGCGGGCGACATCATCGCCATCACCGGTCTGGGCGAGCTGAAGATCTCCGACACCGTCTGTGACAACAACGCCGTCGAAGCCCTGCCGCCGCTCTCCGTTGACGAGCCGACCGTGAACATGACCTTCCAGGTGAACACCTCCCCGTTCGCCGGTAAAGAAGGCAAGTTCGTGACTTCCCGCAACATCCTGGAGCGTCTGAACCAGGAGCTGGTCCACAACGTGGCCCTGCGCGTGGAAGAGACCGAAGATCCGGACAAGTTCCGCGTCTCCGGCCGTGGTGAACTGCACCTGTCCATCCTGATCGAAAACATGCGTCGCGAAGGTTACGAGCTGGCCGTATCCCGTCCGGAAGTTATCCTGCGCACCGTTGACGGCGTTCTGCAAGAGCCGTTCGAAACCGTGACTGTCGACGTGGAAGAGATCCACCAGGGTTCCGTGATGGAGCAACTCGGTCTGCGTAAGGGCGAGATGACCAACATGACCCCGGATGGCAAGGGCCGTGTCCGTCTGGACTTCATGATCCCGAGCCGTGGCCTGATCGGCTTCCAGACCGAGTTCCTGACCATGACCTCAGGTACCGGCCTGCTGTACCACACCTTCGACCACTACGGTCCGCACAAGGGTGGCAGCATCGGTGAGCGTCAGAACGGCGTGCTGATCTCCAACGCCACCGGCAAGGCTCTGACCTTCGCCCTGTTCGGCCTGCAAGATCGTGGTCGTCTGTTCATCGGTCACGCGACCGAGGTGTACGAAGGCCAGGTGATCGGGATCCACTCCCGCTCCAACGACCTGACCGTCAACTGCCTGAAGGGCAAACAGCTGACCAACATGCGTGCCTCCGGTACCGACGAAGCCCAGGTGCTGACTCCGCCGATCCGCATGACCCTGGAACAGGCCCTCGAGTTCATCGACAACGACGAGCTGGTCGAGATCACCCCCAAGGCGATCCGTATCCGCAAGAAGCTGCTGACCGAGATG